The following coding sequences are from one Xiphophorus couchianus chromosome 7, X_couchianus-1.0, whole genome shotgun sequence window:
- the LOC114148810 gene encoding zinc finger protein 25-like, translating into MEDIEADDKSHMRSSVTSLPESYSTVNWNEIHDDGVSKVHQRTHTGERPYSCGQCEKSFTRKGHLTVHQRTHTGERPYSCGQCEKSFITKRDLTVHQRTHTGERPYSCGQCEKSFTRKSHLTVHQCIHTGERPYSCGQCEKSFITKSDLTVHQWTHTGERPYSCGQCEKSFIRKSHLTVHQRIHTGERPYSCGRCEKSFITKRDLTVHQWTHTGERPYSCGQCEKSFTRKRCLTVHERIHTGERP; encoded by the coding sequence AGCTATAGCACCGTCAACTGGAACGAAATTCATGATGACGGTGTGAGCAAAGTCCATCAACGCACCCACACTGGAGAGAGGCCATACAGCTGTGGCCAGTGTGAGAAGAGTTTCACCAGAAAAGGTCACCTGACGGTCCATCAACGGACCCACACTGGAGAAAGGCCATACAGCTGTGGCCAGTGTGAGAAGAGTTTCATCACAAAACGCGACCTGACAGTCCATCAACGGACCCACACTGGAGAAAGGCCATACAGCTGTGGCCAGTGTGAGAAGAGTTTCACTAGAAAAAGTCACCTGACAGTACATCAATGCATCCACACTGGAGAAAGACCATACAGCTGTGGCCAGTGTGAAAAGAGTTTCATTACGAAAAGCGACCTGACAGTCCATCAATGGACCCACACTGGAGAGAGGCCATACAGCTGTGGCCAGTGTGAGAAGAGTTTCATCAGAAAAAGTCACCTGACAGTCCATCAACGCATCCACACTGGAGAAAGGCCATACAGCTGTGGCCGGTGTGAGAAGAGTTTCATCACAAAAAGAGACCTGACAGTCCATCAATGGACCCACACTGGAGAGAGGCCATACAGCTGTGGCCAGTGTGAAAAGAGTTTCACCAGAAAACGTTGCCTGACAGTCCATGAACGCATCCACACTGGAGAGAGACCATAA